CATAATGGAAAACTGCTGGAGCTTGGTATGGGTGTGCTCATGCATGATGTCGGCAAGATAAAGGTCCCGTCGGAGATACTTAATAAGAGGGGACCCCTTACTTCTGAAGAATTCGCAGAGATCAAAAAACATGCTGAATATGGATTTGAAATCCTCCGGAAAAACCATGATATTAACTTACTGTCTGCTCACATCGCTCTTCAGCACCAAGAGCGTTGGGATGGCAGCGGTTATCCGAGGGGATTAAAAGGGAACCAGATTCACGAATATGGCCGGTTGGCTGCTGTTGCCGATGTTTATGAGGCTTTAACCAGCAAAAGGGTCTATCGGAATGCTCTGCAGCCGTATGAGGCCTATGAATATGTTATCGCCAATTCGGATACCCTTTTTGAACCTAAAGTAGTGCAGAACACCTTTTCCAAATGCATTACGCCCTATCCTACAGGTACAGGAGTCCGTCTCACCAACGGACTTCGCGGTAATGTGGTAAAGCAAAATTCCACTTTTCCGACCCGGCCTTATGTCCGAATGACCCATGAAGGAGAGATTCGCCTCATTGCTCCCATTGATTATAACCTGGCGGAACATCCTTCCTTGATGATCGTCGGCATAGAGAACAAATGAAAATTAAAAATTAAGGATAAAGCAAAGAAGCAAAACCGGATTGATGCCCGGCTTTGCTTCTTTTTGCGTGGGTTAGGTCAGTAAGGCAGACAGCTTTTCAGCGTTATGAACGGGTTTATGGCAAGCGTAATTCTGACATAGGTAAGCGGTCACCTTCTCAGAGTCCAGGGGATAGTCTTTTAACCAAGGAATCAGTTCAGAAAGGGTACCCTCCTCATAGAGAAGAGTGGTATAGGGACGGAACTCTTTAAAAATCATGGTCTTCATGTTCCCTAGCTCAGGATGCTGCAGAGAGCCGGCCAGGATAATCTCCCTGCTTTCCTGGAGAGCAAACTGGATGGCTTGTAGAAAAGCGCTATACCCTGAAGGATAAGTAGAAAGAGTGGCTTTAAAGGCATTTATCTGTTCATAGGCTCTCTCTTCCAGATCTCCATCTCCGGTAAACCGGGCAAGCCGAATCAGGTTCAGGGCAGAGATAGAATTGCCGGAGGGAGTTGCTCCATCATAGATTTCTTTAGGGCGGATCAGCAGTTCCTCAGCATCCCGGCCTGTTAAGAAGTACCCGGACTTTGCCCCATCCCAGAAAAGTTCATCCTGTTCTCTTTGCAGCTTGAGAGCGAATTCCAGGTACTCCTTTTTTCCGGAAGCCTGATAGAGTTCAATAAGGCCCCAGATTAAAAAGGCATAATCATCCAGGTAGCCTAAATGGGCGGAAT
This genomic window from Desulfitobacterium chlororespirans DSM 11544 contains:
- a CDS encoding HD-GYP domain-containing protein, whose amino-acid sequence is MRLVNIAYVGEGEVLARPLVSPNGKVLLQAGVMLTRNYIDKLSRLGFDTMFIEDDTFQDVEIYSAVSLKTRETAYASLENLSKNLNELQPHTVNLGEVKRAVQNIIADLLYSKDMLGNVMEIQGYDDYTFHHSVNTTIIALIMGISMGWHNGKLLELGMGVLMHDVGKIKVPSEILNKRGPLTSEEFAEIKKHAEYGFEILRKNHDINLLSAHIALQHQERWDGSGYPRGLKGNQIHEYGRLAAVADVYEALTSKRVYRNALQPYEAYEYVIANSDTLFEPKVVQNTFSKCITPYPTGTGVRLTNGLRGNVVKQNSTFPTRPYVRMTHEGEIRLIAPIDYNLAEHPSLMIVGIENK